From one Bos indicus x Bos taurus breed Angus x Brahman F1 hybrid chromosome 7, Bos_hybrid_MaternalHap_v2.0, whole genome shotgun sequence genomic stretch:
- the CIB3 gene encoding calcium and integrin-binding family member 3, giving the protein MGSKGDKDVSVLFYRYQDLAPQLVPLDYTSCPDVKVPYELIGSMPELKDNPFRQRIAQVFSEDGDGHMTLDNFLDMFSVMSEMAPRDLKAYYAFKIYDFNNDDYICAWDLEQTVTKLTRGELSTEEVSLICEKVLDEADGDHDGRLSLEDFQNMILRAPDFLSTFHIRI; this is encoded by the exons ATGGGCTCaaag GGAGATAAAGATGTCTCTGT gctcttctatcgCTACCAGGACCTGGCCCCTCAGCTTGTCCCTCTCGACTATACCAGCTGCCCTGACGTGAAGGTGCCCTATGAGCTCATTGGCAGCATGCCTGAGCTGAAG GACAACCCCTTCCGTCAGAGGATCGCCCAGGTCTTCTCCGAGGATGGGGATGGCCATATGACCTTGGACAACTTCCTGGACATGTTTTCTGTGATGAGTGAAATGGCTCCCCGTGACCTCAAAGCCTactatgcttttaaaatttatg ACTTTAACAATGATGACTACATCTGTGCGTGGGACCTGGAGCAGACGGTGACTAAGCTGACGCGGGGGGAGCTGAGTACTGAGGAGGTGAGCCTGATATGTGAGAAGGTGCTGGATGAAGCCGATGGGGACCACGACGGGCGGCTGTCCCTGGAAGACTTCCAGAACATGATCCTTCGGGCACCAGACTTCCTCAG